A single region of the Geobacillus subterraneus genome encodes:
- the ileS gene encoding isoleucine--tRNA ligase: protein MDYKETLLMPQTEFPMRGNLPKREPEMQKKWDDMDIYRKVQERTKGRPLFVLHDGPPYANGDIHMGHALNKILKDIIVRYKSMNGFCAPYVPGWDTHGLPIETALTKQGVDRKSMSVAEFRKLCEQYAYEQIDNQRRQFKRLGVRGDWDNPYITLKPEYEAQQIKVFGEMAKKGLIYKGLKPVYWSPSSESALAEAEIEYKDKRSPSIYVAFPVKDGKGVLEGDERIVIWTTTPWTIPANLAIAVHPDLDYHVVNANGQKYVVAAALAESVAKEVGWEAWSVVKTVKGKELEYVVAKHPFYERDSLVVCGEHVTTDAGTGCVHTAPGHGEDDFLVGQKYGLPVLCPVDERGYMTSEAPGFEGMFYEDANKAITQKLEEAGALLKLGFITHSYPHDWRTKQPTIFRATTQWFASIDKIRSELLQAIKDTKWIPEWGEIRIHNMVRDRGDWCISRQRAWGVPIPVFYGENGEPIITDETIEHVSNLFRQYGSNVWFEREAKDLLPEGFTHPSSPNGLFTKETDIMDVWFDSGSSHQAVLVERDDLARPADLYLEGSDQYRGWFNSSLSTAVAVTGKAPYKGVLSHGFVLDGEGRKMSKSLGNVVVPAKVMEQFGADILRLWVASVDYQADVRISDHILKQVSEVYRKIRNTFRFMLGNLFDFDPSENAVPVGELGEVDRYMLAKLNKLIAKVKKAYDRYDFAAVYHEMNHFCTVELSAFYLDMAKDILYIEAADSRARRAVQTVLYETVVALAKLIAPILPHTADEVWEHIPNRRENVESIQLTDMPEPIAIDGEEALLAKWDAFMDVRDDMLKALENARNEKVIGKSLTASVTVYPKDEARKLLASLDADLRQLLIVSAFSVADEPYDAAPAEAERLNHVAVIVRPAEGETCERCWTVTPDVGADASHPTLCPRCAHIVTEHYSA from the coding sequence ATGGACTACAAAGAGACGCTGCTCATGCCGCAAACGGAGTTCCCAATGCGCGGCAACTTGCCGAAGCGGGAGCCGGAAATGCAAAAAAAATGGGACGACATGGACATTTACCGAAAAGTGCAGGAGCGGACGAAAGGTCGGCCGCTGTTTGTCCTGCACGACGGTCCGCCGTACGCCAACGGCGATATTCATATGGGGCATGCGCTAAACAAAATTTTAAAAGATATCATTGTCCGCTATAAATCGATGAACGGTTTTTGTGCGCCGTACGTGCCGGGCTGGGACACGCACGGCCTGCCGATTGAAACGGCGCTTACGAAACAAGGCGTCGACCGCAAATCAATGAGCGTCGCTGAGTTCCGCAAGCTGTGCGAACAATATGCGTATGAACAAATTGACAACCAGCGCCGGCAGTTTAAACGGCTCGGCGTGCGTGGCGATTGGGACAACCCGTATATCACCCTCAAACCGGAATACGAAGCCCAGCAAATTAAAGTGTTCGGCGAAATGGCGAAAAAAGGGCTCATTTACAAAGGGTTGAAGCCGGTCTATTGGTCCCCGTCAAGCGAATCGGCGCTCGCTGAAGCGGAAATCGAATATAAAGACAAGCGTTCGCCGTCGATTTATGTCGCCTTCCCGGTGAAAGACGGCAAAGGCGTGCTTGAGGGCGATGAGCGAATCGTCATTTGGACGACGACGCCGTGGACGATTCCGGCGAACTTGGCGATCGCTGTTCACCCGGACCTGGACTACCACGTCGTTAACGCCAATGGGCAGAAATACGTCGTCGCCGCCGCCTTGGCCGAATCGGTAGCGAAAGAAGTCGGCTGGGAGGCGTGGTCCGTCGTTAAAACCGTAAAAGGAAAAGAACTTGAGTACGTCGTCGCGAAACATCCGTTCTATGAGCGCGATTCGTTGGTCGTCTGCGGTGAGCACGTCACGACCGACGCCGGCACGGGCTGCGTCCATACGGCGCCGGGCCACGGGGAAGACGACTTTCTCGTCGGGCAAAAATACGGGCTTCCCGTTCTTTGCCCGGTCGACGAGCGCGGCTATATGACGAGCGAAGCGCCGGGGTTTGAAGGAATGTTTTACGAAGACGCCAACAAGGCGATTACACAGAAGCTTGAGGAAGCCGGCGCTTTGCTGAAGCTTGGGTTTATCACCCACTCGTATCCGCACGACTGGCGGACGAAGCAGCCAACGATTTTCCGGGCGACAACGCAATGGTTTGCGTCGATCGATAAAATCCGCAGCGAGCTGCTTCAAGCGATCAAAGACACGAAATGGATTCCGGAATGGGGGGAAATCCGCATCCACAACATGGTGCGCGACCGCGGCGACTGGTGCATTTCCCGCCAGCGCGCCTGGGGCGTGCCGATTCCGGTTTTTTACGGCGAAAACGGCGAACCGATCATCACCGATGAAACGATCGAGCATGTGTCGAACTTGTTCCGCCAATACGGATCGAACGTCTGGTTTGAGCGCGAGGCGAAAGACTTGCTGCCGGAAGGATTCACCCATCCGTCCAGCCCGAACGGCCTCTTTACGAAAGAGACGGATATTATGGACGTCTGGTTTGACTCCGGTTCGTCGCATCAAGCCGTGTTGGTCGAACGCGATGATCTCGCGCGCCCGGCTGATCTGTACTTGGAAGGGTCCGACCAATATCGCGGCTGGTTCAACTCATCGCTGTCCACCGCCGTTGCCGTCACCGGCAAAGCGCCGTACAAAGGCGTGTTGAGCCACGGCTTTGTCTTGGACGGCGAAGGGCGGAAAATGAGCAAGTCGCTCGGCAACGTCGTCGTGCCGGCGAAAGTAATGGAACAGTTCGGCGCCGACATTTTGCGCCTTTGGGTCGCGTCGGTCGACTACCAAGCGGACGTGCGCATCTCCGACCATATTTTAAAACAAGTGTCGGAAGTGTACCGAAAAATCCGCAACACGTTCCGGTTTATGCTCGGCAACTTATTCGATTTTGACCCGAGCGAAAACGCCGTGCCGGTCGGGGAGCTGGGCGAAGTCGACCGCTACATGCTGGCGAAGTTGAACAAGCTGATCGCCAAAGTGAAAAAGGCCTACGACCGCTACGATTTCGCCGCCGTGTACCATGAGATGAACCATTTCTGCACCGTTGAGCTGAGCGCATTTTACTTGGATATGGCGAAAGACATTTTGTACATCGAAGCGGCCGATTCCCGCGCCCGCCGCGCTGTGCAGACGGTGCTGTATGAGACGGTCGTCGCGTTGGCGAAGCTCATTGCGCCGATTTTGCCGCATACCGCCGATGAAGTGTGGGAGCATATCCCGAATCGAAGAGAAAACGTCGAAAGCATCCAGCTCACCGATATGCCAGAGCCGATCGCGATCGACGGCGAAGAAGCGCTGCTCGCGAAATGGGATGCGTTTATGGATGTACGAGATGACATGTTAAAAGCGCTCGAGAATGCCCGCAACGAAAAAGTGATCGGCAAATCGCTGACCGCGAGCGTCACGGTCTACCCGAAAGACGAGGCGCGGAAGCTGTTGGCGTCGCTTGATGCCGACTTGCGCCAGCTTCTCATCGTTTCCGCGTTTTCCGTTGCCGATGAGCCGTATGACGCCGCACCGGCCGAAGCCGAACGGCTTAACCATGTAGCGGTGATCGTCCGCCCGGCGGAAGGCGAGACGTGCGAGCGGTGCTGGACGGTGACGCCGGATGTTGGTGCTGACGCGTCCCATCCGACGCTTTGTCCACGCTGTGCGCACATCGTAACCGAGCATTATTCGGCATAA
- the lspA gene encoding signal peptidase II, translating to MRRTGGLGTVAYYWIAAAVIILDQWTKWLVVRYMRLGESIPIIDNVLYITSHRNRGAAWGMLQGQFWLFYLVTVIVVAGIIIYIRRLQPSERLAGVGLGLMLGGAIGNFIDRVFRKEVVDFIHTYIGTYSFPVFNIADSALTVGVVLLFIHMFFFATPEKGNE from the coding sequence ATGAGAAGGACAGGGGGACTTGGCACGGTGGCATACTATTGGATTGCGGCGGCGGTCATCATCCTCGATCAATGGACGAAATGGCTTGTCGTCCGCTATATGCGGCTTGGGGAAAGCATCCCGATCATCGACAACGTGCTCTACATTACGTCGCATCGCAATCGCGGGGCGGCGTGGGGCATGCTGCAAGGGCAGTTTTGGTTGTTTTATTTAGTGACAGTCATCGTTGTGGCAGGAATCATTATCTACATCCGCCGCTTGCAGCCTTCGGAACGATTGGCCGGCGTGGGGCTTGGCCTGATGCTCGGCGGGGCGATCGGCAATTTTATCGACCGCGTATTCCGGAAAGAAGTGGTCGACTTTATTCATACGTATATCGGCACGTACAGTTTTCCGGTGTTCAATATCGCCGACTCGGCGCTGACGGTTGGCGTTGTGCTGTTGTTTATCCATATGTTTTTTTTCGCGACACCAGAGAAAGGGAATGAGTAG